The region GCGGCTGCCTCGCAAGCTCAATTTGGCGGCAGTCTCAGATCATGAACTGAAGATGCTCTGCGACCGCCTCAACAACACACCCCGGAAATGCCTGGGGCGGAAGATCCCGGCAGAAGTCTTCAGGGAAAAGATGGTGGAAGAGATGGGTCGCCCCCCTACTCTCGACAGTAATAGAAGCCGCGGTTCAGGTATCGCTCACACCAGATCCAGTCCGACCGTGACAATCTCCGGCATGATCGCCTCCCAAAATGGATTGTTGCGATCCCACCTCGGCACGTCGATGCCGCCGGGGGGCGGTTTCAGCATCAAAGCCTATCGCCCCTACAACATGAGGCCGGGACAGCGCTTGCTGTTAAACTGGGCTGCGGTCTGTAACAGCGTTACCCCGGCCCGGCTGCGGGCCGTTCTGCTAACCGTTCTGAAGCTGCCACAGATCCGCGTAGGCCCGCCCGTTTTCCAGCAGCTTGCCATGGGTGCCCTGTTCAATGATCTCGCCTTTGTCCATTACAAGAACGCGGTCGCACAGCGGCATGCAATTCAGCCGGTGCGCGATCATGATAACGGTGCGGCCATCGATAACTTCCGGCAGTCTCCGCAGAATCCCAGCCTCAGTCTCATAGTCCAGCGCCGAGGTGGCTTCGTCGAAAATCAGGATCCTGGGATCCGCCACCAGCGCGCGCGCAATGGCAATCCGCTGGCGCTGGCCGCCGGACAGGTTGCCGCCCCGCTCGCCGACTTGCGTGTCGAAACCATGGCGCAGCTGCTCGACGAACTCACTGGTGCCTGACAGCCGCGCGGCATGCAGGATCTCCTCTGGCTTCGCCGTCGGGTTGCCGAGGGCGATATTGTCCCAGACTGATCCGTTGAACAGGAAGTTCTCCTGCAGCACAACGCCCATGTTGCGGCGCAGGTTGGCCGGATCGGCCATTGCAAGATCAACATTGTCCACCAGCACCTGGCCGCTTTGCGGCACGTAAAGCCGTTGAACCAGTTTGGTGATGGTGCTTTTGCCCGATCCGGACAGGCCGGTCAGTCCTATCACCTCTCCGGCATTGACGGTCAGGTCAACGCGCCGCAGAACTTCGGCACCATCGGGTGAATAGCGGAAAGTCACCTTTCGCAGATCGATGCGACCCTTGATATCTCCCAGCGAGGAGCGGCCGGCGCTGGCTGCGGTCTCGGGTTCCTCCTGCAGAATGTCGCCGATCCTGCGGATGGAAATCCCGGTGTGCTGGAAATCCTGCCAGATCTGCGCCAGCCGCAGGATCGGCATGGTGACATGGCCGGAAAGCATGTTGAAGGCCACCAGCTGACCCACGCTCAGCTCGCCTTGCAGCACCAGGCTGACACCAAACCACAAAAGCAAAGCCGCCGACACCTTCTGCACCAGACCGATAGCCCCGCCTGCCCAATGGCCCAGCATGCTGGCGCCGAAGGCCGCCTTGAGCGACGCGCCCAGCCTGTCTTCCCAGGCCCGGGCGAATTGCCCGCCCATGCCCAGGGACTTAATGGTTTCAATGCCGGTTACGGTTTCGGTCAGAAAGGCAGAGTTTTCCGCATTCCGTTCGTATTCCCGCTCCACCCGCTTGCGCAGAAACGGCCCGATGATCAGCCAGGTCAGCCCGAACACCGCAAGTGTCGCCAGAACGACAAAGGCCAATTTGCTGGAATAGGCAAACATGACCGCCAGAAAAACGCTGATGAAACAGAGGTCCACCACCATCATCAGGGCAGAGCCGGTCAGGAAGTTGCGGATATGGTCCAATTCCTTGACCCGGGCCAGGATTTCACCCGCCTGGCGGTTGCGGAAGTAGTCCAGCGGCAAGTAGACCAGATGCCGGAACAGGCGCGCGGACAATTCGGAATTGGCACAGCTTGCCATGTGTGAAAACACCAGCGACCGCAAAAATGTCATCAATGGTTCAAAGAAGGCAATCCCGATAAGAGCAATTGCCAGCACGTCCAGGCTTTGCAGGCCCCGGCTGACCAGAACCTTGTCGATCACAACTTCGAACAGCTTGGGCGATACCAGGGCAAAGGCCTGAATGATCAGCGAGGCCAGCAGAATGCGCCGGAACCGCGCTTTGTGCTTCAGGATCGAAGGCAGAAACCAGGAGAACCCGAAAGCCTTTTGCCCGGACATCCAAGACGGTTCCCGGCTGCACAGGATGACCTCGCTGTCAAAGTCGCCAGCAACATCTTCGGGGGCATTGCGGGTGGTGCCGCCTGTCAGCGGATTTGTTACCTGCAGCTGCCCGCCAACCGCGCCGGTAACAGCGTACCATTGCCCGGTATCAGCCTTGCGGATCAGATACGGCACCGGGGCAGACAGCAGCCGCCGTTCCGGCAGGGGCGCCAGCCGCGCCTTGATCCCCATGCGTTTGGCGCAGCGGATGATGTCCGTGGCATCAAAGGCAGCGTCGGTTTTGCCATGCAGATGCCAAACCTGGCCAGCATCCGCTGCAACATCCAGCTGGCGGGCCGCCGCCAGCAGTGCCAGCAGGCCCGTGTCCTGCTCCGGGGAGACCGCCGCCGCATCGCTTCCCTGCAGGAAGGCTGTATCCTGCAGGCTTTCTGCTGCCATGCTCATCACCGTTCCCTCAGGGTTTCGGACTGGTATTCGCGCAGCGGACTGAGGACGTAGTCGATGATCCGCCGGTCCCCGGTCTTGATTTCCGCGGAAACCGTCATGCCCGGCGACAAGGCGATGCGCTCGCTGCCGGATGCGATCACCAACCGCTCCAGCACAACCCGCGCCGGATAAACCAGCCCCAGCCGCTCATCCTCAATGGCGTCGCCGGACACATTTTTGACCTCACCCACGACAGTGCCGAACTTGGTGTAGGGGAAGCTGTCGATCTTCACTTCAACCGGATGGCCGCCACGGACAAAGCCGATGTCCTTGTTCAGAACCATGACCTCCGCTTCAAGGTTTGCCGCATGCGGCACAACAACAAGCAATTCCTGCGCAGGCTGGACAACGGCACCGATCGTCGAGACTGCAACTTGCTGAACCACGCCGCTCACTGGTGCGGTGACGGTCATTTTGCGCGCGTTTTCATCGGCCTGGATCAGCTGGTTGCGCAGGTTCGACAGCTGGATCTGTTCCTGTGAAAGCCGGTCCAGCAATGACTTGCGGGTTTCATAGCCGAATTGCTCGATCTGCTGATTGAGGTCGTTCTCCTCTGACTTCATCTGAGTAAGCGACACCTCGGTCTCTGCCAGCTCGCGGCGCTGCTCGATCAGCTCGCGCGACAGTTCAAGAAACTGGTAGCGCGGGAACAGGCCCTGTTCCATCAGGGTGCGGCGGCTGTCCAGACGTTCCTGGGTGTTTTCAATCAGGGCCTTGGTCTCGGCGGCAATGGCGCCCGAGGCCTGCTGCCGCAACCGCACCTGCTCGACCCTGTTCTGCAGGACAGTCAGCTGGGCTGCTATGCTGTCGGTTTCGGCCTGCAAGCGGTTCTGCGCAGTCTGTGCCAGTGCTGCGGGTGTTCCCTCGGGGATCAGAAAATCACCCAGCGGCCCGCCGCTCAGCAAGGCTTGCAGCCGGGTAACCTCCAGTGCAGCCGCCTGCAGCTGGCCCCGCAGCCGGTCGCGCTCGGCTGCGGCCGAGGTCGGGTTCAGTTCAATCAGCGTGTCCCCTGCCCTGACCTCCTGCCCATCACGGACCGAGATCAGGCTCACTTCTCCGCGCTCCGGCGCCTGCACCACTTTGGAGCGGTCATCAACGATCAGCCGCCCTGAAGCGGTGGCGATAATGTCGATCCGCCCATAGAGCGCCCACAGAACCACCCCGATGCACAGCAATACGATCGCAAGGCTGAACCCGCGTGCGGCACTTGAGGGCGGCCGTTCCAGGATCTCCAGATACTCCGGCAGGAATTCCAGCTCCAAGGAGCTGCGCTTGCCCGTATTGGCGGCGGGAGCCGGTTTTGCGGCAGGCATTTGCTCCGCCGCTTTCCGGCGCCGTTTAGACAATAAGTCCATCTGCCTCTCCCTTTGCCAGGGCCGCTTCCGCAGCCTTGGGGTTCTGCCCCTCAATGGCGAGCTCATTCTTTTGCAGGTTCCACAGGTTGCGGTAGGCGCCATCCGGGTTCCGGAGAAGCGTATCGTGGGTTCCGCTTTCGATTATCCGGCCTTGATCCAGCACATGAATACAGTCGCAGTCCCGGACGGTGGACAACCGGTGCGCAATCACGATGACGGTCCGGCCTTTGCGGATTTCATCCATGTTCTTCTGAATCAGCGCCTGGGAATGATCGTCCAAAGCCGAGGTTGCTTCGTCCAGAATCAGAATGCCAGGTTCGCTGAGCAGCGAGCGGGCAATGGCGATCCGCTGCCGCTGCCCTCCCGAGATCGAACTGCCGCCTTCGGACAGGATGGTGTCATACCCGTCTTTCATTTCGAGAATGAATTCATGGGCCCCAGCCTTGACTGCGGCTTCAGCTATATCCGCCAGCGGCGCCGATGGCCGGGTCAGCGCAATATTGTCCCGCACTGATCTGTTGAACAGGAAGTTCTCCTGCAGAACGATGCTGGTGTTCTGCCGCAGGGACACAGAATCCAGCGTTGCTATGTCGGTGCCGTCAATGCACACTTTCCCGCTTTCGGGTATGTAAAGCTTCTGCACCAGCCGTGCGACCGTGCTCTTGCCCGATCCGGACCGCCCTACAAAGGCAACCATCTGGCCGCCGGGAATTTCCAGGTTGAAGTCCTGCAGCACCGGTTCGCCGTCCGGTGCATAGCGGAAGGTGACGTTCTGGATGGAAACGGCCCCCTTTGCGATACGCTGCACAGGTTTATGGGCCTTGGACACTTCGGGGATTGTGTGCAGCACATCGCCCAGGCGCTCGACCGAAACGCGCGTCTGCACGAACTGGCGCCAAAGCTCGGTCAGGCGCAGAACCGGCTGGCTGACGTGGTTGGCCATCATGTTGAACGCGATCAGCTGCCCGATCGACAGCTCCAGACCGATGACCTTGCGCGCACCGATCCACAGAACCAGCACCATCGTCAGCTTCTGAATGGCCTGCACCAGCGTGTTCGACAGCTGCATCAGCCGCTGAACCTTGTAGTTCGACAGCACAAAGTCGCGAGTCTGATATTCCCATCGCCGGATCATCTGGGCTTCCAGCGCCAGCGCCTTGACTGTTTCGACCCCGGTCAGCATTTCGGTCAGGAACGAAGTGTTGACGGCGCCATCCCGGTACAGTTCCTCGATCCGGCGCTGCAACGGCCCCGTTATCAGGAAAGAGACCGCCATATAGCAGGGCACCGAGGCCAGTACGACAAAGGTCAAAACGGGTGAATAATAATACATCACCGTAAAGAAGATAAAAGTGAAGCTAAGGTCGATCACCAGCGTGTTCGCCGCACCGGTGATGAACTCACGGATTGAACTCAGCTCGTTCACCCGCGCAACGGTCACACCAACCGGGCGCGACTTGAAGTAAGTGAGGGGGAGATCAACCAGATGCCGGTACAGATTGCCGCCCAGCCGGGCATCGATCCGGGTTGCGGTGCGTGTTGCCAGATACTGCCGCAGCGTCTTCAGCGCCACCTCGAACACAGCCACGGCAATCAGCGTGACAACCAGAACATCCAGGGTTGAAACGGAATTATGGACCAGCACCTTGTCCATGATGACCTGAAAGAACAGCGGCGAAATCAGGGCCAGGCATTCAATAGCTGCAGAGGCCGCCAGAATTTCGAACGCCAGCCCCTTGTACCGGGTCAGTTCCGGCAGGAACCAGCGGATGTCAAACTTCTGAACAATCTTGTGAAACCGCTCGCGTACCCGCAGCACAGCCGCCTTCCCGGACCAAATGCCGGCAAATTCTTCACGGCTCAAGGCTTCGGGAGCCGGCGCGTCCGGGCGCTGTATCAAGGCGTTCTGATCCGAGAGGCTGGCCAGCAAAAACCAGGCTCCGGCGTTGTCCCGAAGGATCAGCGGCAAAGGCTGCTTTTCCAGCTTTGCCTGTGTCAGGTTGTGAAACCGCATTCTCAGCTTAAGGGCCCGCGCGGCGGAGCGGGCAAAACGCTCTTCCGCCACATCTCCCTTCTTATCCAGCAGCTTGCGGACTGTTTCCTCTGCCTGCGGAATCTGCATGACTCCGGCCCAGATTGCCAAACACTGGACCAGGCTGCCTGCCCTGCGGCTGGTTCCGGGGCTGCATTCACCGTCATCTTTCACGGAGGCCGGGGTCATGCCATAGCTCCGAAGCGGTCAGCAACCGGCCGCCGGTTGCTGCAAGCTGCCTGCTTGCAGGCCACAGCAGATTTTCGCATCGTGATGTCCGGGCAAGCCATTACGCGTCCCCAAAAACAGAAGCCAGCTGGTTCGCAAGTTTGCGCACGCAAGCTGGGGAATTCGGGGGGCAGACCACATGGAAATCAATCCTCCCAAGTTCAGGAAGGTGTTTGTCCAGCACCTTGACCGAATAGGGGTTTCTGTTTGCTCTCAAGAAGGAACCAACGGTGAAACCAACGCCATAGCCGCGCCGGATCGCATCAAAATACGAGGTGAGAGAAGAGGTTTCAAAAACCACCTGGTGCGCCCGGTTGCTGCGTTTCAGGATTTCATCTGCCGACGGACCGCGGCTGACATTGCCGTGCCAGATGACAACCGGGACTTCGGCATCATTTGCCAGTGTGTTTTCATCGAACTGCAGGCCGCAGATCCAATTCAGCGAACAGCGTTTCGAAAAAACGCTGTTCAGCGGCTTTCCTTCCCGGCTGCAAATCACTGCAACTTCGATCTGCCCCAGTGATACCTTTTTCACCAGATTGTCTTCGCTGTCAGTAACAATTTCCAGTTTCGGCCCGGTTCCAGGCGTGTCCAGTTTCCAAATCATTTCGGGTCCGAAAAAGAACTCAACAGCAGGCAGAACGCCGATCCGGAACCGTGTGCAGCTGGTCTTGCCGATCAGTCCCTCGATTTTTTCCAACTCTCCCACAATGCGCTGCGTGATCTGGTAGAGTTGCTGGGCCTGTTCCGTCATGCCCCGGTGCGGGTTCCGTTCAATGAAAAGAGAAAACTGCACCGTATCCTCCAATCGCTTTATGCGATTGCTGATTGCCGGCTGCGATAGGTTCAGTTTCTTTGAGCACGCGGTATAGGACTTAAGCTGCGCGAGTTCGAAGAACGTCCTCAAAAGGTCGATGCTGACCTGGCTCATATGCGCCAATCCTGTATTTGGGGGATCGTTATGTGCCAGCATGAGTTTACTCTCCTTAACAACTAATCACAAATCACTATAGCTGCCGACACGGAAGCACCTGCCTTGCGGCAGAGGCCTCTGATTGTGAAAGAGTGTGCCGTGCACATGTTGCGGGCACCGGATTTGCACCGGTGCCCGCTCTCGATTGACGGGATTGCGGTTACACAGCTGGTGTGACCCACAGACGGGTGATCTCTTCCTGGATCGTTGCCCCCGATTGTGTTGCCGCACCGTAGTCAAACCGTGCATGCCCCGCCATCTGAGACACCAGCAGATCGATGTTTGCGCTCGACAGGCTTTTGCCGCCGGCTGCCAGTTCCTCGATTTTGCCTGCTCCGTCTTCGCTGAAGTAGCCATTGATACGCTGACTGCCGTCAGCTTCAGAACCACCTTCGCTGTTCAGGATGTAAAGATCCTCGCCGTCGCGGGTGAACCACAGGTTGGAGATCCCGATAGACCGGCCGTTGAGGTCTTCATAGATGATCCGGTCGGTGCCTCCGGCGTCCGAGATCACATCATGGCCATCGCCGGCGCTGTAGATATAGGCGTCATCTCCCTGGCCGCCCCGAAGGTCATCGTCACCCTTACGGCCCCGCAACAGGTCATTGCCGCCCTGCCCGTCCAGATAGTTGCTGGCGGCGTTGCCATAGAACTGATCACCGTGAGAGGAACCGATGGCCCCTTCGAAACTGGAAAGTTTGTCTTCCTCATACCAATTGCCGTCATCAGCCTTGTAGCGTGCAAACTGATTGCTCCCCAACTCGATCCAAACAGCGTGGTTCGCATCATAGTAGCTGGCGATGTCATATCCAGCCCCGCCATCCAGGTCATCGACGAACGACCCGCCGTTGATCAGGTCGTCGCCAGCCCCGCCAGTGATTGTATCCGCGCCATTTCCGCCCTGAAGGAAATTCGCGCCGCTGTTGCCAATCAGCACGTCATTCAGCCCGCTGCCGATGACCCCTTCAAAGCCGGAAACACTATCGCCGTTGTTCCAAACGCCGCTAGCAAAGTACTGCTCAGTCTGATCGCCGGTGAGATCAAACCGAATAGCCCAGCTCGCTCCTTTGT is a window of Leisingera sp. NJS204 DNA encoding:
- a CDS encoding type I secretion system permease/ATPase is translated as MTPASVKDDGECSPGTSRRAGSLVQCLAIWAGVMQIPQAEETVRKLLDKKGDVAEERFARSAARALKLRMRFHNLTQAKLEKQPLPLILRDNAGAWFLLASLSDQNALIQRPDAPAPEALSREEFAGIWSGKAAVLRVRERFHKIVQKFDIRWFLPELTRYKGLAFEILAASAAIECLALISPLFFQVIMDKVLVHNSVSTLDVLVVTLIAVAVFEVALKTLRQYLATRTATRIDARLGGNLYRHLVDLPLTYFKSRPVGVTVARVNELSSIREFITGAANTLVIDLSFTFIFFTVMYYYSPVLTFVVLASVPCYMAVSFLITGPLQRRIEELYRDGAVNTSFLTEMLTGVETVKALALEAQMIRRWEYQTRDFVLSNYKVQRLMQLSNTLVQAIQKLTMVLVLWIGARKVIGLELSIGQLIAFNMMANHVSQPVLRLTELWRQFVQTRVSVERLGDVLHTIPEVSKAHKPVQRIAKGAVSIQNVTFRYAPDGEPVLQDFNLEIPGGQMVAFVGRSGSGKSTVARLVQKLYIPESGKVCIDGTDIATLDSVSLRQNTSIVLQENFLFNRSVRDNIALTRPSAPLADIAEAAVKAGAHEFILEMKDGYDTILSEGGSSISGGQRQRIAIARSLLSEPGILILDEATSALDDHSQALIQKNMDEIRKGRTVIVIAHRLSTVRDCDCIHVLDQGRIIESGTHDTLLRNPDGAYRNLWNLQKNELAIEGQNPKAAEAALAKGEADGLIV
- a CDS encoding type I secretion system permease/ATPase; translation: MSMAAESLQDTAFLQGSDAAAVSPEQDTGLLALLAAARQLDVAADAGQVWHLHGKTDAAFDATDIIRCAKRMGIKARLAPLPERRLLSAPVPYLIRKADTGQWYAVTGAVGGQLQVTNPLTGGTTRNAPEDVAGDFDSEVILCSREPSWMSGQKAFGFSWFLPSILKHKARFRRILLASLIIQAFALVSPKLFEVVIDKVLVSRGLQSLDVLAIALIGIAFFEPLMTFLRSLVFSHMASCANSELSARLFRHLVYLPLDYFRNRQAGEILARVKELDHIRNFLTGSALMMVVDLCFISVFLAVMFAYSSKLAFVVLATLAVFGLTWLIIGPFLRKRVEREYERNAENSAFLTETVTGIETIKSLGMGGQFARAWEDRLGASLKAAFGASMLGHWAGGAIGLVQKVSAALLLWFGVSLVLQGELSVGQLVAFNMLSGHVTMPILRLAQIWQDFQHTGISIRRIGDILQEEPETAASAGRSSLGDIKGRIDLRKVTFRYSPDGAEVLRRVDLTVNAGEVIGLTGLSGSGKSTITKLVQRLYVPQSGQVLVDNVDLAMADPANLRRNMGVVLQENFLFNGSVWDNIALGNPTAKPEEILHAARLSGTSEFVEQLRHGFDTQVGERGGNLSGGQRQRIAIARALVADPRILIFDEATSALDYETEAGILRRLPEVIDGRTVIMIAHRLNCMPLCDRVLVMDKGEIIEQGTHGKLLENGRAYADLWQLQNG
- a CDS encoding LysR substrate-binding domain-containing protein, whose protein sequence is MQFSLFIERNPHRGMTEQAQQLYQITQRIVGELEKIEGLIGKTSCTRFRIGVLPAVEFFFGPEMIWKLDTPGTGPKLEIVTDSEDNLVKKVSLGQIEVAVICSREGKPLNSVFSKRCSLNWICGLQFDENTLANDAEVPVVIWHGNVSRGPSADEILKRSNRAHQVVFETSSLTSYFDAIRRGYGVGFTVGSFLRANRNPYSVKVLDKHLPELGRIDFHVVCPPNSPACVRKLANQLASVFGDA
- a CDS encoding HlyD family type I secretion periplasmic adaptor subunit; amino-acid sequence: MDLLSKRRRKAAEQMPAAKPAPAANTGKRSSLELEFLPEYLEILERPPSSAARGFSLAIVLLCIGVVLWALYGRIDIIATASGRLIVDDRSKVVQAPERGEVSLISVRDGQEVRAGDTLIELNPTSAAAERDRLRGQLQAAALEVTRLQALLSGGPLGDFLIPEGTPAALAQTAQNRLQAETDSIAAQLTVLQNRVEQVRLRQQASGAIAAETKALIENTQERLDSRRTLMEQGLFPRYQFLELSRELIEQRRELAETEVSLTQMKSEENDLNQQIEQFGYETRKSLLDRLSQEQIQLSNLRNQLIQADENARKMTVTAPVSGVVQQVAVSTIGAVVQPAQELLVVVPHAANLEAEVMVLNKDIGFVRGGHPVEVKIDSFPYTKFGTVVGEVKNVSGDAIEDERLGLVYPARVVLERLVIASGSERIALSPGMTVSAEIKTGDRRIIDYVLSPLREYQSETLRER